In one Bradyrhizobium sp. 4 genomic region, the following are encoded:
- a CDS encoding DUF2497 domain-containing protein, whose protein sequence is MTQPAKVTEPSMEEILASIRRIIADDEAKPPPADAAKPEKAAAPAAPPKPQVINDIPPSKVAPPKAAAEKPAPAPAAKPAAPPAPAPEADASNNQDDIDALLAGLDTATAAPEIRAPEPEPEPEPDVLELTDDMALAMEPTPSPPPPSFRKVEPRDDLEFAESPPPRPTPASYAPVDFDAPPLPPQQPILAQSTVSAVESAFNSLAHTVLSSNARTLEDLVKEMLRPMLKSWLDDNLPGLVERIVKAEIERVSRGGR, encoded by the coding sequence ATGACGCAGCCTGCAAAGGTCACAGAACCCTCGATGGAGGAGATTCTGGCCTCGATCCGGCGCATCATTGCCGACGATGAGGCCAAGCCGCCGCCGGCGGATGCTGCCAAGCCCGAGAAAGCTGCCGCCCCCGCCGCGCCACCGAAGCCGCAGGTGATCAACGATATTCCGCCATCCAAGGTCGCGCCGCCCAAAGCAGCCGCCGAGAAGCCCGCACCGGCTCCGGCTGCAAAGCCGGCAGCGCCGCCAGCCCCGGCACCCGAGGCGGATGCATCCAACAATCAGGACGATATCGACGCACTGCTAGCGGGCCTCGACACGGCCACCGCTGCGCCGGAAATCCGTGCTCCCGAGCCGGAGCCCGAACCTGAGCCCGACGTGCTGGAATTGACCGACGATATGGCGCTGGCGATGGAGCCAACGCCGTCTCCGCCGCCGCCGAGCTTCCGCAAGGTCGAGCCGCGCGACGATCTCGAATTCGCCGAATCGCCGCCGCCGCGCCCGACGCCGGCATCCTATGCGCCGGTGGACTTCGATGCGCCGCCACTGCCGCCCCAACAGCCGATCCTGGCGCAATCGACGGTCTCCGCGGTCGAATCCGCCTTCAATTCCCTGGCCCACACGGTGCTCAGCAGCAATGCGCGAACGCTGGAGGATCTGGTCAAGGAGATGCTGCGTCCAATGCTGAAATCCTGGCTGGACGACAATTTGCCGGGCCTCGTTGAACGCATCGTGAAGGCGGAAATCGAGCGGGTATCGCGCGGCGGCAGGTAG
- a CDS encoding c-type cytochrome — protein sequence MFARFTAPAIAIAILSAFDGAAAQTANQPPDTMAARVEACTPCHGNKGEGTRDVYFPRLAGKPAGYLYNQLLAFRSGRRKYPPMNYLLEFLPDPYLEAMAEYFASEHPPLPPPAPSEVSKDVLAHGELLATSGDAGRNIPACVSCHGPGLTGMQPGIPGLLGLRANYISAQLGGWRYGTRTAKSPDCMQLVAGHLTETDVTAIAAWLATRPAPANPAPVPKGTYALPFSCGSQPN from the coding sequence GTGTTCGCTCGCTTCACTGCTCCGGCAATCGCCATTGCCATCCTGAGCGCCTTTGATGGTGCGGCCGCACAAACCGCTAACCAGCCGCCGGATACGATGGCGGCGCGGGTGGAGGCCTGCACGCCCTGTCATGGCAACAAGGGCGAAGGCACCCGCGATGTCTACTTCCCGCGTCTCGCAGGCAAGCCGGCCGGTTATCTCTACAACCAGCTCCTCGCTTTCCGTAGCGGCCGGCGCAAATACCCACCGATGAACTATCTGCTGGAATTCCTGCCCGATCCCTACCTGGAGGCGATGGCGGAATATTTTGCCAGCGAGCACCCGCCGCTGCCACCGCCGGCGCCGAGCGAAGTCAGCAAGGACGTCCTCGCGCACGGTGAGCTGCTCGCCACCAGCGGCGATGCCGGCCGCAACATTCCGGCTTGCGTGAGCTGTCATGGCCCTGGACTGACGGGTATGCAGCCCGGCATCCCCGGCCTGCTCGGCTTGCGCGCCAATTACATCAGCGCCCAGCTCGGCGGCTGGCGTTATGGCACTCGCACCGCGAAATCCCCTGATTGCATGCAGCTCGTCGCCGGTCACTTGACCGAGACGGACGTCACCGCCATCGCAGCCTGGCTTGCGACGCGGCCTGCCCCCGCGAACCCAGCCCCCGTGCCGAAAGGCACCTATGCGCTGCCATTCAGCTGCGGTAGCCAGCCCAACTGA
- the lipA gene encoding lipoyl synthase: protein MVVIVDTISNPLRPRHPEKVNRPDSASPPKPDWIRVRAPNTRGYADTRNIVRANGLHTVCEEAGCPNIGECWDKKHATFMIMGDTCTRACAFCNVKTGMPNALDAAEPHNVGEAVAKLGLAHVVITSVDRDDLTDGGAEHFAQTIRAIRAACPSTTIEILTPDFLRKEGALEVVVAAKPDVFNHNLETVPSCYLTVRPGARYFHSIRLLQRVKELDPTIFTKSGIMVGLGEERHEVQQVMDDLRSADVDFLTIGQYLQPTRKHHAVMRYVPPDEFSSYEKVAYTKGFLMVSASPLTRSSHHAGEDFAKVKAARAANAR, encoded by the coding sequence ATGGTCGTTATTGTCGATACCATCTCGAACCCGCTGCGCCCACGTCACCCCGAAAAGGTGAATCGGCCCGATTCCGCTTCGCCGCCGAAGCCGGACTGGATCCGCGTACGCGCCCCCAACACCCGCGGCTATGCCGACACCCGCAACATCGTGCGCGCCAACGGCCTGCACACGGTGTGCGAGGAGGCGGGCTGCCCGAATATCGGCGAGTGCTGGGACAAGAAGCACGCGACCTTCATGATCATGGGCGACACCTGCACCCGCGCCTGTGCTTTCTGCAACGTCAAGACCGGCATGCCGAACGCGCTCGACGCGGCCGAGCCGCACAACGTCGGCGAGGCCGTAGCCAAGCTCGGGCTTGCCCATGTCGTCATCACCTCCGTCGACCGCGACGATCTCACTGACGGCGGCGCCGAGCATTTCGCCCAGACCATCCGCGCGATCCGCGCCGCGTGCCCCTCGACCACGATCGAGATCCTGACGCCCGACTTCCTGCGCAAGGAGGGGGCGCTGGAGGTCGTCGTCGCCGCGAAGCCCGACGTGTTCAACCACAATCTCGAGACCGTGCCGTCGTGCTATCTCACGGTGCGGCCGGGCGCGCGCTATTTCCATTCGATCCGGCTGCTGCAGCGGGTCAAGGAGCTCGATCCCACCATCTTCACCAAGTCCGGCATCATGGTCGGCCTCGGGGAAGAGCGCCACGAGGTGCAGCAGGTGATGGACGATCTGCGTTCCGCCGACGTCGATTTCCTGACCATCGGGCAATATCTCCAGCCGACCCGCAAGCATCACGCCGTGATGCGTTACGTGCCGCCGGACGAGTTTTCGTCCTACGAGAAGGTCGCCTACACCAAGGGCTTCCTGATGGTGTCGGCGAGCCCGCTCACCCGTTCGTCGCATCATGCCGGCGAGGATTTTGCGAAAGTGAAGGCCGCGCGGGCAGCAAACGCCCGCTGA
- a CDS encoding DNA-3-methyladenine glycosylase, with protein sequence MAPVSKPSTPRLGKALKRAFFARSVHEVAPDLIGATMLVDGVGGIIVEVEAYHHTEPAAHSYNGSTPRNQVMFGPPGFAYVYRSYGIHWCVNFVCEEEGSASAVLIRALEPTHGIAAMRRRRHLQDLHALCSGPGKLTEALGITIAHNALPLDRPPIALHARTEDLEVVAGIRIGITKAVELPWRYGVRGSKFLSKPFPK encoded by the coding sequence ATGGCTCCAGTCTCGAAACCTTCCACACCCCGGCTCGGCAAAGCCCTGAAGCGTGCCTTTTTCGCGCGCAGCGTCCACGAAGTCGCGCCCGACTTGATCGGCGCGACCATGCTTGTCGACGGCGTCGGCGGGATCATCGTCGAGGTCGAGGCCTATCATCATACCGAGCCGGCGGCGCACTCCTACAATGGCTCCACGCCGCGGAACCAGGTGATGTTCGGCCCGCCCGGCTTTGCCTATGTTTACCGCTCCTACGGCATCCATTGGTGCGTGAACTTCGTCTGCGAGGAAGAAGGCTCGGCGAGCGCCGTGCTGATCCGCGCGCTGGAGCCGACCCACGGAATCGCCGCGATGCGTCGGCGGCGCCATCTCCAGGATTTGCACGCGTTGTGCTCGGGCCCGGGCAAGCTGACCGAAGCGCTCGGCATCACCATCGCGCACAATGCCTTGCCGCTGGACCGCCCGCCGATCGCGCTGCATGCGCGGACGGAGGATCTGGAGGTCGTGGCCGGAATCCGGATCGGCATCACCAAGGCCGTCGAGCTGCCCTGGCGCTATGGCGTCAGGGGCTCGAAATTCCTCAGCAAGCCGTTTCCGAAATAA
- a CDS encoding b(o/a)3-type cytochrome-c oxidase subunit 1, which translates to MLVNRKLILAHFWLAFAVFGIALTLGAWQMFIRSPIGTWLSNPELYYRSLTAHGTVMGYVFPTLVAMGFGYAISESALEQRLVGVRWAWAGFWLIVVGAIMAMVPVGLGRASVLYTFYPPLIGNVFYYLGVVLVVVGSWIWVALMSINLRVWRKAHPGAPVPLAMFANVAGSYLWAWTAVGAALELLLQIIPVAAGLKATIDAGLARVFFSWTLHAIVYFWLMPTYIAYYTIVPRAIGGRVYSDSMARISFILFLVVAMPIGMHHTFADPQVGAGFKFIHSAFTALVALPTLLTVFTICASVEIAARLRGGRGMFGWIRALPWDNPMMLALAFSFVMLGFGGAGGLINMSYQLDASIHNTQWITGHFHLIFGGAIVIMYFAIAYDLWPHLTGRELIDVRLIRSQLWLWFIGMIVTTFPWHWVGILGMPRRMAYFDFGDPAIAPQALSVTLSAIGGFILLVSGIMFIVILARGMRAPQVDAGPYRYALAVHQPTTVPVALNTHALWVALMIALTLTNYGYPILNLALTEGTSVPAVYVGAQ; encoded by the coding sequence GTGTTGGTCAATAGAAAGCTCATCCTCGCCCATTTCTGGCTGGCCTTCGCCGTGTTCGGCATCGCGCTCACGCTCGGCGCCTGGCAGATGTTCATCCGCAGCCCGATCGGCACTTGGCTGTCCAATCCCGAACTCTATTACCGCTCGCTGACCGCGCACGGCACGGTGATGGGCTATGTCTTCCCGACGCTGGTCGCGATGGGCTTTGGCTATGCCATTAGCGAGTCCGCGCTGGAGCAGCGGCTGGTCGGTGTGCGCTGGGCTTGGGCGGGATTCTGGCTGATTGTGGTCGGCGCGATCATGGCGATGGTCCCGGTCGGGCTCGGCCGCGCTTCGGTGCTCTACACGTTCTACCCGCCGCTGATCGGCAACGTGTTCTACTATCTTGGCGTCGTGCTGGTCGTGGTCGGCTCCTGGATCTGGGTCGCGCTGATGTCGATCAATCTGCGCGTCTGGCGCAAGGCCCATCCCGGCGCGCCGGTGCCGCTGGCGATGTTCGCCAATGTCGCGGGCTCGTATCTGTGGGCCTGGACTGCGGTCGGTGCCGCGCTCGAGCTGCTGCTGCAGATCATTCCGGTCGCGGCGGGGCTGAAGGCCACCATCGACGCCGGCCTTGCGCGCGTGTTCTTCTCCTGGACGCTGCACGCCATCGTCTATTTCTGGCTGATGCCGACCTACATCGCCTATTACACCATCGTGCCGCGTGCGATCGGCGGCCGCGTCTATTCCGACAGCATGGCGCGGATTTCCTTCATCCTGTTCCTGGTGGTGGCGATGCCGATCGGCATGCACCACACCTTCGCGGATCCGCAGGTCGGCGCCGGCTTCAAGTTCATCCATTCGGCTTTCACGGCGCTGGTCGCGCTGCCGACGCTGCTGACCGTGTTCACGATCTGCGCCTCCGTCGAGATCGCGGCGCGCCTGCGCGGCGGCCGCGGCATGTTCGGCTGGATCAGGGCCCTGCCCTGGGACAATCCGATGATGCTGGCCCTCGCCTTTTCATTCGTCATGCTCGGCTTCGGTGGCGCCGGCGGCCTCATCAACATGAGCTATCAGCTCGATGCGTCGATCCACAACACGCAGTGGATCACCGGCCATTTCCACCTGATCTTCGGCGGCGCCATCGTGATCATGTATTTTGCGATCGCCTATGATCTGTGGCCGCATCTGACCGGGCGCGAGCTGATCGACGTCCGCCTGATCCGCAGCCAGCTCTGGCTGTGGTTCATCGGCATGATCGTCACGACCTTTCCCTGGCACTGGGTCGGCATTCTCGGCATGCCGCGCCGCATGGCCTATTTCGACTTCGGAGACCCCGCGATCGCGCCGCAGGCCCTCTCGGTCACCCTCTCGGCCATTGGCGGCTTCATCCTGCTGGTGTCGGGCATCATGTTCATCGTTATCCTTGCTCGCGGCATGCGCGCGCCGCAGGTCGACGCCGGCCCCTATCGCTACGCGCTGGCGGTGCACCAGCCCACAACGGTCCCCGTCGCGCTCAACACTCATGCGCTGTGGGTGGCGCTGATGATCGCGCTCACCCTCACCAATTACGGCTATCCGATCCTGAATCTGGCGCTGACCGAGGGCACCTCTGTGCCAGCCGTTTATGTGGGAGCGCAGTGA
- a CDS encoding valine--tRNA ligase: MIEKNYQPADIEARMSVVWEDSLAFKAGRPDRRDAVPFTIVIPPPNVTGSLHMGHALNNTLQDILCRFERMRGRDVLWQPGTDHAGIATQMVVERQLMERQQPSRREMGREKFLERVWQWKAESGDTIINQLKRLGASCDWSRERFTMDEGLSKAVVKVFVELHRDGLIYKDKRLVNWDTKLLTAISDLEVQQAEVKGSLWYLRYPIEGKTFSPEDPSSFIVVATTRPETMLGDTGVAVHPDDERYQKLVGKNVILPLVGRKIRIVADDYSDPEKGSGAVKVTPAHDFNDFEVGNRHGLARISVIDKEGCLDLLDNEDYLRDLPAGAAQFAEEFNKLDRFAARKRIVERLESFGFVERIEPHTHMVPHGDRSGTVIEPYLTDQWYVDAKTLAKPAMAAVRSGETTFVPKNWEKTYFEWMENIQPWCISRQLWWGHQIPAWYGPDGKVFVAETEEEAVSHALGYYVEQEVITVEQGREMALDRNKRDGFITRDEDVLDTWFSSALWPFSTLGWPADAPEVQRYYPTNALVTGFDIIFFWVARMMMMGLHFMKEVPFSTIYIHALVRDEKGAKMSKSKGNVIDPLSLIDQYGADALRFTLAAMAAQGRDIKLATSRVEGYRNFATKLWNASRFAEMNHCAVPEGFEPAKVKETLNRWIAHESAHTTREVTEAIEAYRFNDAAGSIYRFVWNVYCDWYLELAKPVLLGPDSPAKAETRAMVAWARDEILKLLHPFMPFITEELWEVTAKRDGLLALAPWPLKPAGPTPEQLAMLAATTGPTDALVSPVWVLPIFDHADFTDPAAEAEIGWVIDLVTQIRSVRAEMNIPPATLTALVVAGASSETKERAPRWSDVIKRMARLSDISFADRAPDGAVQLLVRGEVAALPLKGVIDVAAERTRLDKEIGKADSDIKRAESKLANEKFVANAAEEVVEEEREKREAALARKAKLLEALERLKQAS, encoded by the coding sequence ATGATCGAGAAAAATTACCAACCCGCCGATATAGAAGCCCGCATGTCCGTCGTGTGGGAGGACAGCCTTGCCTTCAAGGCCGGCCGCCCGGACCGTCGCGACGCAGTGCCCTTTACCATCGTGATCCCGCCGCCGAACGTGACGGGCTCGCTCCACATGGGCCACGCCCTCAACAACACGCTCCAGGACATCCTGTGCCGGTTCGAGCGCATGCGCGGCCGCGACGTGCTGTGGCAGCCCGGCACCGACCATGCCGGCATCGCCACCCAGATGGTGGTGGAGCGGCAGCTGATGGAGCGCCAGCAGCCCAGCCGTCGCGAGATGGGCCGCGAGAAGTTTCTGGAACGGGTCTGGCAGTGGAAGGCCGAGAGCGGCGACACCATCATCAACCAGCTCAAGCGGCTCGGCGCCTCCTGCGACTGGTCGCGCGAACGCTTCACCATGGACGAGGGCCTGTCCAAGGCCGTGGTCAAGGTCTTCGTCGAGCTGCACCGCGACGGCCTGATCTACAAGGACAAGCGGCTGGTGAACTGGGACACCAAGTTGCTCACCGCGATCTCCGATCTCGAAGTGCAGCAGGCCGAGGTCAAGGGCAGCCTCTGGTACCTGCGCTATCCGATCGAGGGCAAGACTTTCAGCCCCGAGGATCCCTCGAGCTTCATCGTCGTTGCCACCACGCGCCCGGAGACCATGCTCGGCGATACCGGCGTCGCCGTGCATCCCGATGACGAGCGCTATCAGAAGCTGGTCGGCAAGAACGTGATTCTGCCGCTGGTCGGCCGCAAGATCCGGATCGTCGCCGACGATTATTCCGATCCGGAGAAGGGCTCGGGCGCGGTCAAGGTGACACCGGCGCACGACTTCAACGACTTCGAGGTCGGCAATCGCCATGGCCTCGCCCGGATCAGCGTCATCGACAAGGAGGGTTGCCTCGATCTCCTCGACAACGAAGATTATCTGCGCGACCTGCCGGCAGGTGCCGCGCAGTTCGCCGAGGAGTTCAACAAGCTCGATCGCTTTGCAGCGCGCAAGCGCATCGTCGAGCGGCTGGAATCGTTCGGCTTCGTCGAGCGGATCGAGCCCCATACCCACATGGTGCCGCATGGCGACCGCTCCGGCACGGTGATCGAGCCCTATCTTACCGACCAATGGTATGTCGACGCCAAGACGCTGGCGAAGCCGGCGATGGCCGCCGTGCGTTCGGGCGAAACCACCTTCGTGCCGAAGAATTGGGAAAAAACCTATTTCGAGTGGATGGAGAACATCCAGCCCTGGTGCATCTCGCGCCAGCTCTGGTGGGGCCACCAGATTCCAGCCTGGTACGGTCCCGACGGCAAGGTGTTCGTCGCCGAGACCGAGGAGGAGGCCGTCAGCCACGCCCTCGGCTATTACGTCGAGCAGGAGGTCATCACGGTCGAGCAGGGCCGCGAGATGGCGCTCGACCGCAACAAGCGTGACGGCTTCATCACGCGCGACGAGGACGTGCTCGACACCTGGTTCTCCTCGGCGCTGTGGCCGTTCTCGACCCTCGGCTGGCCCGCGGACGCGCCGGAAGTGCAGCGCTACTACCCGACCAATGCGCTGGTGACCGGATTCGACATCATCTTCTTCTGGGTCGCCCGCATGATGATGATGGGCCTTCACTTCATGAAGGAGGTGCCGTTCTCGACGATCTACATCCACGCCCTCGTCCGCGACGAGAAGGGCGCCAAGATGTCGAAGTCGAAGGGCAACGTCATCGATCCGCTCAGCCTGATCGACCAATATGGCGCCGATGCGCTGCGCTTCACGCTGGCTGCGATGGCCGCGCAGGGCCGCGACATCAAGCTTGCCACCAGCCGTGTCGAGGGCTACCGCAATTTCGCGACCAAGCTCTGGAATGCGTCGCGCTTTGCAGAGATGAACCACTGCGCCGTGCCCGAGGGCTTCGAGCCGGCGAAGGTCAAGGAGACGCTGAACCGCTGGATCGCGCATGAGAGCGCACACACCACGCGTGAGGTGACCGAGGCGATCGAGGCCTACCGCTTCAACGACGCCGCCGGCAGCATCTACCGCTTCGTCTGGAACGTCTATTGCGACTGGTATCTCGAGCTCGCAAAACCCGTGCTGCTCGGTCCCGACAGCCCTGCCAAGGCGGAAACCCGCGCCATGGTGGCATGGGCGCGCGACGAGATCCTGAAACTGCTGCACCCCTTCATGCCCTTCATCACCGAGGAGCTGTGGGAGGTGACGGCCAAGCGCGACGGTCTGCTCGCGCTGGCACCGTGGCCGCTGAAGCCGGCCGGGCCGACGCCGGAGCAGCTTGCGATGCTCGCAGCGACGACGGGGCCGACCGACGCGCTCGTCTCACCGGTTTGGGTGCTGCCGATCTTCGACCATGCCGACTTCACCGATCCCGCGGCCGAGGCCGAGATCGGCTGGGTGATCGACCTCGTCACGCAGATCCGTTCGGTGCGCGCCGAGATGAACATTCCGCCGGCGACCCTGACGGCGCTGGTGGTCGCAGGCGCCTCGTCCGAGACGAAGGAGCGCGCGCCGCGCTGGAGCGACGTCATCAAGCGCATGGCGCGGCTGTCGGACATCTCCTTCGCCGACCGTGCGCCCGACGGCGCGGTCCAGCTCCTGGTGCGCGGCGAGGTGGCTGCGCTGCCGCTGAAGGGCGTGATCGACGTCGCCGCCGAGCGCACGCGTCTCGACAAGGAGATCGGGAAGGCCGATTCCGACATCAAGCGCGCGGAGTCCAAGCTGGCGAACGAGAAATTCGTCGCCAACGCGGCCGAGGAGGTCGTCGAGGAGGAGCGCGAAAAGCGTGAGGCTGCGCTCGCCCGCAAGGCCAAGCTCCTCGAGGCGCTGGAGCGGCTGAAGCAGGCCTCGTAG
- a CDS encoding type II toxin-antitoxin system RatA family toxin — protein sequence MPNFSSKRRVDHSASEMFDLVADVERYPEFVPLCSALKVRQRMAKPDGTEVLVADMTVSFKLVRESFTSRVTLDRANLKILVEYLQGPFSNLENRWTFEPKGESVCDVGFFLAYEFKSRMLALLMGSMFDAAFARFSIAFEKRADAIYGRRKLASS from the coding sequence ATGCCCAATTTTTCGAGCAAGCGCCGTGTCGATCACAGCGCGTCCGAGATGTTTGATCTGGTGGCCGACGTCGAGCGCTACCCGGAATTCGTGCCGCTGTGCAGCGCGCTGAAGGTCCGTCAGCGCATGGCGAAACCCGACGGCACCGAGGTGCTGGTCGCGGACATGACGGTGTCGTTCAAGCTGGTCAGGGAATCCTTTACCAGCCGCGTGACGCTCGACCGCGCCAATTTGAAGATCCTGGTCGAATATCTGCAAGGTCCCTTCAGCAATCTGGAAAACCGCTGGACGTTCGAACCCAAAGGCGAGAGCGTCTGCGACGTCGGTTTCTTCCTCGCCTACGAGTTCAAGAGCCGCATGCTGGCGCTGCTGATGGGCTCGATGTTCGACGCCGCGTTCGCGCGATTTTCCATCGCGTTCGAGAAACGGGCGGATGCGATCTACGGACGGCGGAAGCTGGCGTCGTCGTAG
- a CDS encoding cytochrome c produces the protein MMGFKLSIKLLSIKLLTIAAFTTAAAAQDKDKTGDIIARGEYLARAGDCTACHTAPEGRLFAGGRAMPTPFGTLYTSNITPDPETGIGKWRADDFYKTMHSGRFPDGGLIYPAMPFASYTKVTRADSDAIFAYLRSIAPVNQKNKPHELRFPYDNRQLILGWRTLFFSEGEFKPDPKKSAEWNRGAYLVEGLGHCGMCHSPINALGGTSQSDAFKGGLIPMQNWYAPSLTSNREAGLGDWSIKDITDLLQTGVSMRGVVYGPMAEVVHNSLQYLDDADTRAMAVYLKGIAEPSPPPAASSALPTSESSLLISLGKTVYDKNCASCHGTQGEGKPPHWPPLANNQSIEMQSAVNPIRMVLNGGYPPGTKGNPMPYGMPPFAGLLSDNEVAAVVSYIRTAWGNRGTPVSAREANELRSAPLN, from the coding sequence ATGATGGGCTTCAAATTGTCGATCAAGCTCCTGTCCATCAAGTTGCTCACCATCGCCGCGTTCACCACGGCAGCAGCCGCGCAGGACAAAGACAAGACCGGCGACATCATCGCGCGCGGGGAATATCTGGCCCGTGCCGGCGACTGCACTGCCTGCCACACCGCGCCGGAGGGACGTCTGTTTGCCGGCGGCCGTGCCATGCCGACACCGTTCGGCACGCTGTACACCTCCAACATCACGCCCGATCCGGAGACAGGCATCGGCAAGTGGAGAGCCGACGACTTCTACAAGACCATGCACAGCGGCCGCTTTCCCGACGGCGGGCTGATCTACCCGGCGATGCCGTTTGCGTCCTACACCAAGGTCACGCGCGCCGACAGCGACGCCATCTTCGCCTATCTGCGCTCGATTGCGCCGGTGAACCAGAAGAACAAGCCGCACGAATTGCGTTTCCCTTACGACAACCGCCAGCTCATCCTCGGCTGGCGCACGCTGTTCTTCAGCGAGGGCGAGTTCAAGCCGGATCCGAAAAAATCGGCGGAATGGAATCGCGGCGCCTATCTGGTCGAGGGCCTCGGCCATTGTGGCATGTGCCATTCGCCGATCAACGCGCTCGGCGGCACCTCGCAATCGGACGCGTTCAAAGGCGGCCTGATCCCGATGCAGAACTGGTACGCGCCCTCGCTGACGTCGAACCGTGAGGCCGGGCTCGGTGACTGGAGCATCAAAGACATCACGGATCTGCTCCAGACCGGCGTTTCCATGCGCGGCGTGGTTTACGGCCCGATGGCCGAGGTCGTGCACAACAGTCTGCAATATCTCGATGACGCGGACACCAGGGCGATGGCGGTCTACCTCAAGGGCATCGCGGAGCCCTCGCCTCCGCCGGCCGCGAGCTCGGCGCTGCCGACCAGCGAGAGCAGCCTTCTGATCAGCCTCGGCAAGACCGTCTACGACAAGAACTGCGCGAGCTGTCATGGCACCCAGGGCGAGGGCAAGCCGCCGCACTGGCCGCCGCTCGCCAACAACCAGTCCATCGAGATGCAGTCGGCGGTCAACCCGATCCGCATGGTGCTCAATGGCGGCTATCCGCCGGGCACCAAGGGCAATCCGATGCCCTACGGCATGCCGCCCTTCGCCGGCCTCCTCTCCGACAACGAGGTCGCCGCCGTCGTCTCCTACATCCGCACCGCCTGGGGCAATCGCGGCACGCCGGTCTCGGCGCGCGAGGCCAACGAGCTGCGCTCGGCACCGCTGAACTGA
- a CDS encoding cytochrome C oxidase subunit II, with the protein MSVEGAHSNGSASAEVAARVERRWATIAVIIVVMMALLAAFAGIHRATMPQPRVETTDPSRLHLSGEFVESNLGSVLEANGNVTVRAIGQQYSFTPACIVVPVDTPITLRATSADVVHGILIQGTNVNTMLVPGYISEQLMRFTKSGDYLMPCQEFCSFGHEGMWGKVKVIDKTDFANRAKGGGRLSCVGQ; encoded by the coding sequence ATGAGCGTCGAGGGAGCCCACAGCAACGGTAGCGCCAGCGCCGAGGTCGCAGCCCGCGTCGAGCGGCGCTGGGCCACCATCGCCGTGATCATCGTCGTGATGATGGCGCTGCTGGCGGCATTCGCCGGTATCCATCGCGCGACCATGCCGCAGCCGCGCGTCGAAACCACCGATCCCTCGCGGCTGCATCTGAGCGGTGAATTCGTCGAAAGCAATCTCGGCAGCGTGCTGGAGGCCAACGGCAATGTCACCGTGCGCGCGATTGGCCAGCAATATTCCTTCACGCCGGCCTGCATCGTGGTGCCCGTCGACACGCCGATCACGCTGCGCGCCACCAGCGCCGATGTCGTCCACGGCATCCTGATCCAGGGCACCAACGTCAACACCATGCTGGTGCCGGGCTACATCTCCGAGCAGCTCATGCGCTTTACGAAGAGCGGCGACTATCTGATGCCCTGCCAGGAGTTTTGCTCCTTCGGCCACGAGGGCATGTGGGGCAAGGTCAAAGTGATCGACAAGACGGACTTCGCGAACCGCGCGAAGGGTGGCGGGAGGCTGAGCTGTGTTGGTCAATAG
- a CDS encoding c-type cytochrome yields MSTRDLFTFTNRHFKASVIITAAILIVTAIAGFLVLPFAQPWVQFADVWDAICSAAGVPQRAASVTTPEQTRRLSGVVLTSNTLARPNQEAIGRGATLAQRCAICHGPTGVSRADSPNLAGQYAAVIYKELHDFRTGARANAVMSPFAVNLTDQEIADLSNYYAYLPRLPAYHPTPQLPKPSIVIYGAPMRGIAPCGACHGSLDNKTGSPWLEGQSEAYMKAQLQAFASGERRNDISQQMRNIARAMTPQEIEQAAAYYASQPPDVVKAVD; encoded by the coding sequence ATGAGCACGCGCGACCTCTTCACCTTCACCAATCGTCATTTCAAGGCGAGTGTGATCATCACCGCCGCGATCCTGATCGTCACGGCGATTGCGGGCTTCCTCGTGCTGCCCTTCGCACAGCCCTGGGTTCAGTTCGCCGACGTCTGGGACGCGATCTGCAGCGCTGCCGGTGTGCCGCAACGCGCAGCGAGCGTGACTACGCCGGAGCAGACCAGGCGCCTCTCGGGGGTCGTGCTGACGTCGAACACGCTGGCACGCCCGAACCAGGAGGCGATCGGACGCGGCGCCACGCTGGCGCAGCGTTGCGCGATCTGTCATGGCCCGACCGGTGTCAGCCGCGCGGACTCGCCCAATCTCGCCGGCCAGTACGCGGCCGTGATCTACAAGGAGCTGCATGATTTCCGCACCGGCGCGCGCGCCAACGCCGTGATGTCGCCGTTCGCCGTGAATTTGACGGACCAGGAGATCGCAGATCTCTCGAACTATTACGCTTACCTGCCGCGGCTGCCGGCCTATCACCCGACGCCGCAACTGCCGAAGCCAAGCATCGTGATCTATGGCGCACCGATGCGCGGCATCGCGCCCTGCGGCGCCTGCCACGGTAGCCTCGACAACAAGACCGGCAGCCCGTGGCTCGAAGGCCAGTCCGAGGCCTACATGAAGGCGCAGCTGCAGGCCTTTGCCTCCGGCGAGCGCCGCAATGACATCAGCCAGCAGATGCGTAACATCGCGCGTGCGATGACCCCGCAGGAAATCGAGCAGGCCGCAGCGTATTATGCTTCGCAGCCGCCGGATGTGGTGAAGGCGGTGGATTGA